The following proteins are encoded in a genomic region of Cricetulus griseus strain 17A/GY chromosome 7, alternate assembly CriGri-PICRH-1.0, whole genome shotgun sequence:
- the LOC118239205 gene encoding translation initiation factor IF-2-like — translation MPARNKRPRLWEWTRPPTTPLARVVAPIPRAARNAPHENAPLLGDPLHPPLLQKEKEMFRKELRLWGEKPESLPVPLQSPVPLTEARKAAAVATESRPFPALGSARVAEPGAPEGQTSKRRDRSCTPTPRPPHTRTPAGGSPRADPGGSRAEVRRRARGSKASEEKGEAGALPGRPGPPRAALTWGGGGGRGLRDGASAGAGAAPGCGWDPVRGSTAREQAQLREARLARDRAGPARAGRARTPARGGAVGTRRRAQVLPGECSPSPHPQGEKKSLQGNNCALQRDRSSRGPEGRRGGGAPRSGSLRTPPSLLCVAGAPEPRVIGRLQKALLLGTGARAGFSPSVSRFRILGISISGSLKVRHMEDTERTCADVSPGRVTGCRETVFCEHVEDNGIQRRRATCSKSHSRVSRCRAGDSFKLTEILPSLPLPLGC, via the exons atgccgGCGAGGAACAAGAGACCCCGGCTCTGGGAGTGGACCCGTCCCCCGACCACGCCACTCGCGAGGGTCGTGGCCCCGATCCCGCGTGCTGCCCGGAACGCACCGCATGAAAACGCCCCACTGTTGGGcgaccccctccaccccccactcctccagaaggaaaaagaaatgttccGAAAAGAATTACGTCTGTGGGGAGAGAAGCCTGAAAGCCTGCCAGTCCCCCTCCAATCCCCTGTCCCCCTCACTGAGGCCCGGAAAGCAGCAGCCGTGGCCACCGAGAGCCGACCGTTCCCTGCGCTGGGGAGCGCCCGG GTGGCGGAACCTGGGGCCCCCGAAGGCCAGACTTCAAAGCGCAGAGACCGGTCTTGCACCCCGACTCCCAGGCCGCCACACACTCGGACCCCAGCCGGAG GATCCCCGCGGGCCGACCCAGGCGGCTCCCGAGCCGAGGTGCGGCGGAGAGCCCGGGGATCAAAGGCAtctgaagagaaaggggaagcgGGCGCACTGCCGGGCCGGCCTGGCCCCCCGCGGGCCGCGCTGACCTGGGGTGGGGGCGGCGGGCGGGGACTCCGGGACGGGGCCTCGGCCGGCGCCGGCGCCGCTCCGG GCTGCGGGTGGGACCCTGTGCGCGGGAGCACCGCGCGCGAGCAGGCGCAGCTTCGGGAGGCGCGGTTAGCGCGCGATCGCGCCGGGCCGGCCCGTGCGGGACGGGCGCGGACGCCAGCTCGCGGCGGCGCGGTGGGGACCCGACGGCGAGCACAGGTCCTGCCTGGTGAG TGCTCGCCCTCGCCCCACCcccaaggagagaagaaaagtctGCAGGGAAATAATTGCGCCCTGCAGAGAGACCGGAGCTCGCGGGGACCCGAAGGCCGGCGTGGGGGAGGGGCGCCCCGGTCCGGGTCGCTCCGCACCCCACCCTCCCTACTGTGCGTGGCCGGGGCCCCCGAGCCTCGGGTGATCGGCCGCCTTCAGAAGGCCCTGCTGCTAGGCACGGGGGCGCGCGCCGGCTTCTCTCCCTCCGTAAGCCGGTTTAGAATCCTGGGGATCAGCATCTCGGGATCCCTAAAAGTGAGGC ACATGGAAGACACTGAAAGAACTTGTGCAGATGTGTCACCTGGCAGAGTCACAGGGTGTAGAGAAACTGTCTTCTGTGAACACGTGGAGGACAATGGGATCCAGAGACGAAGAGCAACTTGTTCCAAGTCACACAGCCG gGTTTCACGATGTAGGGCAGGCGATAGTTTTAAATTGACAGAGATCCTCCCAtctttgcctctgcctttggGATGCTGA